Below is a genomic region from Candidatus Binatia bacterium.
GTACAGCCCGTGGAACGTTCGCTCGATCACCGGAACGTCGAGCGCTAGCGCCATCGCGCGGCGCACGGCGACGTCGTCCGTCGGCACTGCCACCGTCTGCAGCGCCAGATAGTCCATGCCGTTGAGGGCCGTAGGCACGACGCGCACGCCCGGCGGCGCGACTGCTACTTGCGCCGGCTCGACGCGTCCGAGATCGAGTTCGCCGGTTCGGACGCCGATCAGGACGGCGTTGTACGTTGGCGTCATGCGCAGCTCGATGCGCGAGAGGCGCGGGCGCGGCGAGAAGTACGGGTTGGGTTCGAGCACGATGCGGTCGCCCCGTCTCCACTCCGTTACGCGGAAGGGTCCGGTGCCGAACGCGTGCGCCTCCCACGCCGCGCCCTGCATGGCCGTGCTAGCGAACGCGTGGGCGGGGACGATGCCGAAGGCGTAGTCCGACTGCGCGAAGAGCTCGCGCACCGCCGCGTTCCACGGCGCGCGTAAGCGCACGACGACCGTGCGCGCGTCGGGCGTCGTCAGCGATGCGACGCGGCGATAGGCATCCTCGCCGAGAACGGGATTGCGCGGATCCTCAATGGCGCGAAACGTGAATGCGACGTCAGCCGACGTCAGCGGCCGGCCGTCGGCGAAGCGGACGTCGCGGCGCAGGCGATACACGATCGTGCGGCCGTCGGCGGAGATGTCGCCGTTGGCGCGCGACGGCACGCGCGTGACGAGCACCGGAACGAGGCGGTTCCGCACGTCGAGGCCAACGAGCGTCTGCACGAACAGCAAGTCGAAGCCGATCGTGTCCTGATCGTGCGCGAGCAGGGGATTGAGCGACGACGGGTCCGACGTGTCGGCGACGCGCAGCTCGTGCGGCGGCGTCGGCCCGACGCGCGAGCATCCCGCGAACGACGCGCCGATCGCTAACGCGAGCGCAATCCCGAGCACGGCCGGCCGCAGCATCATGCCGGCGCTTTCCCGCGGCCTTGCGACTTAAGCGCGGCGAGCGCATCGTCGACGTGCATGCGCGCGCCCTCCTCGCGCAGTGCCGCGCGCTGCGGCTCCGGCAGCATCGCCTCGAGCGACTGCGCGGCGATGTCGTAGGCGATGCTGTCGCGCAGCTCACGCCCGCTCTCCTCGAAGAGACGGTCGGCGAGGCCCAGGAGCCGGGCCGCGAGCTCGTTCGCGCCCTCGAGCGCCTGAACGGCCGCGAGCCCGTGAAAGGCACGGGCGATGTAATCTTTCAGCTGCAGCTTGTTGGCGTCGTCGAGCGTGGCGAAGAACTCCGCGAGCGCCTCGTCGCGGCGCCCCTCCCGCAGCGCGACCGTCGCGAGTCCCTGGCGCGCGGCGCATACGCCGTAGCGGTCGTTCGCGTCGCTCTTTTGTACGAACGCGCGCTCGAACAGCGCTCGCGACTGCGCCAGGTCGTTGAGCCCCAGCTGCACCCAGCCCATCGCGATCGTGAACTCGCCCGCGATACGTTGCTCGCCGAGATCGGCCGCGCGGCGCCGCGCGTCTTCGAGCAGCGCCGACGCCTGCTGCAGCTCGCCGCGCTGGCGCGCCAGCATGCCGAGGTTGCCGAGGCACAGCATCTCACCGCGATCGTCACGCGACAGCGTGAAGCCCTCGAGCGCCTCGCGATACAGATCGTCGGCGCGATCGAGGTGGCCCTGCCGGTGCACGGCCTCGGCGATGCGAAACGTCGCGTGCGCGATGCCCCCCGCGTCGCCGAGGGCGCGATAGATCGCGAGCGCCTCGTCAGCCAGCCGCAACGCCTCGGGGAGCTCGTCCTGCAACGACGCGAAGCTCGCCGCGAGGCAGAGCAGCGCGGCGCGGTCGTCGCCGTTCGCGTCCGCCGCCGCAATCGCGCGCGCCAGCCACGAGCGCGCTTCGGTGAGCAGCCCACGCGTGCGCCAATACGGAGCGACCGTTGCGACGAACTTGGCCGCCGCCGGCGCATCCCGGTCGATCGTCCATTCCAGCGCCGCGCGGATGTTCGGCAGATCGTTGTCGATCGCCGCGTACGAGCTCGCCGCCAGTTTGGCGTAGTAGTCCGCGTGTTTCCGCCCGGCGTCGGCAGAGTCGGTCGCGTCGAGCTGCTCCTGCGCGTACTGGCGGACGATATCGAGCAGCCGGTAGCGGCCGTCATCACCGGTGTCGTCGAACGACAGCAGCGACTTGTCGACCAGCGAGCCGGAAGCGCCGTCGACGTCGGAGATCGTGTCGGCGACGTGCGCGATCGCGTCGGGCGTGCAGCCGCCGCGAAAGACCGACAACGCCTTCAAGGCCGCCTTCTCGTCCGGCGAGAGCAGGTTGTAGCTCCAAGCGATCGTCTCGCGCAGCGTGCGGTGGCGCTCACTCTCCGTGGCGTCCTTGCTGCTCAGCGTCAGCCCGGACGTCAGTCGGCGCGAGAGCTGCTTCAGCGGCATAGATGAAAGGCGCGCGCAGGCCAGCTCGATCGCGAGCGGGATGCCCTCGAGCTTCTTGCACAACGTCGCGATCTCACCCATCTGCGTGTCGCCGAACGACTGACTGGGCGCGGATCCGCGCGCGCGCTCCACGAACAGCTTCATGCCGTCGTCGGCCATCGGGCCCAGGCGATAGACCGACTCACCCGCGAGGTGCAGCGGCTCGCGGCTGGTCGTGACGATCGTAAGCCGCGGGCACTGCGACAGCAGCATTCGCACGAGGCGCGCGACGCCGGCCAGCACCTGCTCCGAATTATCGATCAGCAGCAGCGCCTTCTTGTTGCGCAGAAACGCGGTCAGCGTCGTCTCGATAGGCTCGCTGGGCAGCTCGCCGACGCCCAGCGTCATCGCAATGGTCTGCGCGACGAATTGGGCGTCGCGCTGTCCGGTGAGATCGAAGAACCAAACGCCGTCGTCGTAGAGCTCGACGACTTCGGCGGCCATCTGCACGGCCAAGCGGGTCTTGCCGATGCCGCCCGGCCCGGTGATCGTCACCAGGCGCGACCCGGCCAGCATCGCGCTCAGCTCGTCGAGCTCCGTTTGGCGTCCGACGAAGCTCGAGATCTGCGATGGTAAGTTGTTCGGGCGCGTGTCGAGCGACGCGAGCGGCGGAAAGTCCGCGCGCAGCCCGTCCGCGACGACTTGATACGTCGGCTCCGGCTGGGTTAGATCCTTGAGCCTGCTCGTGCCGAGGTTGCGCAGCGCGATCGCGCCGTCGTCGAGCACGTCGCGCACCAGCGCCGCGGTAGCGGCCGAGACGAGAATCTGTTCGCCGTACGCGACGGCCGCGAGCCGCGCCACGCGGTTGACGGCGGACCGAAATAGTCTCCAGAACTTTGCGTGCATTGGCCGCTGTGAACGCCCATGCGCACTCGAATCTCGCCGATCGTGTCGGGCCAGGATGCCGAATGCAGCGCGCGCTGCCCCTCGACGGCAGCCGTCACCGCGTCCGCGGGATTACCGAACGCGCAGTAGCACGCGTCGCCGACGGTCTTGAAGACGGCGCCGTGGTGCTGCTCGACGACGCGGCGCAACAACGCGTCGTGCGCGGCAAGCGCCTCGCGCATCGCGTCCGGAGCGCGCTCCCACAGCTTCGTGCTGCCCTCGATGTCGGAGAACAGAAACGTCACGACCCCGGACGGAAGTCCTGCGTTCACGGTGTTCGAGCTATACTACCGCGCCCGCTTGCCTTCCTATAGGTTACGGAAACGTGACGTTGTTAATTGAAACGACGTTGCCTTTAGTGTCGCGCACGATCGGGATCAAAACGTTTTCGTGACCCAGCGTAACTCGGATCTTTCCAAACAGACCGCCCGCGAAGCCAAACACTCCTCCGAACGCGGGGACGATGCGCGCGATAACGGACATCGGGATGCTGACGTCGCTCTTCGCTACGATCAAGAAGCGCACCGCGATGGTCGTCGCCCACGAGCCGCTCGTGAATCCGAAATCGTCGATCTCCCCCTGCACGGAGCCGAGCGTCTCCAGGCCCGGGACGGTCGGGGGCGCGATGATCGGGCCGTTTTGAAGCGGAACGAGGCCCGTCGAATACATGTCGGCTCCCGCGGCCCGCACGTCCGCCTGGAACGAGAAGGCGTTTTGGAGAGTCTCGCCGTTCACTTTGGCCGGATCCGCAAAAGCGTATAGGTGCGTGTATGCAGCGCCCCCTAGGAACAGCTGGATTTTCGAATCCCAAACCTGCTTCGGCACGAAAGCGCCCTCCGGATTAAGCCGGGAACCCACCCGATGGTCACGGGCCGTATTGCCCGCGGTCTCGAATCGGTGTAGCTTTAGGGAGCTAGCTACTACTAGCCAGCATTGAGCCCAACCTTCTGAATGTTTCAAGCACTGGAGGTTCCCGATGGCGATTTTCTTCGCGTTGCTGGTCAGCCTCATGTCCGGCGGGCTTTCCGGCCCGGTTCCGGCCGCCGCGATCGTGGCCCCGATGGACAGCGTCGGCGGCATGAGCGGGGGCTAAAATTAGCCACTAGTACCCCGGTGTGGCGGGTAGAAGCCGCTCGCTCGGCGAAGCGTCCAGCCGTGGGAAGGCTAAAAGGAAGCTCTGCCGCGCTTTGGCGGGAGGCATTTGACTCTGCCTTTGACGAGGGTCATTTTGAAGACGCGGCGCGCATCTTCGACGACCGCGCCAGCCGCTCCGAGCCGATCGAGACCGTCCTGCGTGCGGCGCACGCGCACATGCACGCGGATCCCGCGCAGGTGCTGCGCCTTCTGCTCACCCTTCGCGTCCCTGCAACAAAGCCCGCGGCCCTCGTCGAGCGCGACGCGCTCCTAGCCGAGGCGTTCGCGCGTACTCGGGACTTTGAATCCGCCGACGCTCGCCTGGAGGCCGCGCTCGCGAGCGCCCGGGCCGTCGGCGATCCAGACTTGGTCGGCATCGTCGGATATCGCCGAGTCCGCCGTTACCTTCAAGCGGAGGACGTGCCCGCCGCCAGGCACGCTATGGAACTCTCGCGACAGGCCGTCTCTCCAGTAGGGCGGCTCTACTCGTTGTACGCGGAAACGCTCATACTGCCGTACGAGGAACGCGTGCGCGAGCAAGCGGAGCGGCTCATCGAGCTCCTGCGCATGCTCGATCCGAACGAGTCGTCCTTCGTCGATGTCCGAGCCTGGGCGACGCACGCGTTGTCCGTCTTAACGCGAGAACTCTATATTCCAAATGCGTTGCCCGAGGTCCAGCGCCAGCTTGGCGGCCTCGCGTGGCCCAAGGACTTCGCGCCGAACCGCTTTCAAGCACTCAAGGCGTTCGGCTGGGCGAAGGCCCTCCAGGGCGACTACTTCAACGCTTTTCGCCACCTCAAGGCGGCGTCCGAACTGAAGGACGTATCCGCAGCGTGGCACGTCGTCGCCGCGTGCGACCGTGCTTACCTCGCGCGCTGTTTCGGCGAGCATCGCTGGTCGCGCGTCGAACTCGACGAAGCGGAGCAACTCGCCTCGCAGGTCGACTGGCACGCCACACTGAGTGAAGAGCGCATCGGGCTGCTGCTTCTGGCGGAGCTGTTCAGCGGGATCGACACCGCCGGATCGGCCATGTACTTAGCGCGCTACCGTGAGCTAGGAGAGATCAAGTCGCCGCTGCACTACCGCCGCGACGCGCGCCTGCAAGCCTTCGCGCAATTCTCCACGGGAATCGTCGAGATCGCTCTGGGCAACAAGCGGCGAGGGCTGGCGGAGCTGCGCGCGGCGCGCAAGGTCTTCGAGCGCTTCGGTTACGACTTCCGCACCGCGCGCTGTCTCGCGGCGGAGTACGAGGCGACACGCAATCGCGATCTCCTCCCGTCGCTCGAAGAAAAACTTCGGAACTACGAACACAGCTGGTTGGCCGCCAGCATCCGCCGCTTCGGCCGAAGCTCTGCGCTATCGCTGCCGCCGATGCGCAAGCGCGTCCTCGATGAAGTCTGCCAAGGCAAGTCGACGGCCGAGATATCGCGCACGTTGGGGCGCAGCAAGTTTACCATCAGCAACCACATCAAGGAGCTATTCAAAACCTTCGAGGTCAAGAGCCGCTCGGCGCTCGTAGCCGAATCGGTTCGACGAAAAATCTAACAGACAAACCTTTCCGCGAGGAGAGCATCATGATCCACTGCGTCTTCGACCGTCCTGGCGGAGTCCTAAAAGTCTTCTCGGGTGGAGCAGAGCGAAACAGCTTCGCCGCCACCGGCGATGCCTGGGGGCGGTCCATGGATCCGGGCGCCGGCCCGCACGGCCACGACTGGCCGATCCCGAGCGGCCACTACGTGCTCACGCAATGGCAGTCGTGGGGTACCGGCGGCGCCGTCAACAGCGAGGGGTACGGACAGATCTCCGTCGACGACATCGACGACGCCACGAAGCAGCGCCTAATCGATGCCGGCGTGTGTAGCGTGAGCGGCGACAATCTCGTAATCGGTGGGATCGCGCTTCCGCGCGGCGGCCTGGCCGCGAACGGGAGAGGGGCCATCATGGTTCACGGCGGCGGCAGCAACGCTCCCGAGCCGCTTGCTGCACAGCAGCCACTCTGCGCCACCGAAGGCTGCACGCGCGTTCACAATTCGGACTGGCCGACGCTCGTCAACGATCTGGCGGGAACACACCTCGGCTTCCCGCCGGCGGCGGGGGGCGGCGCGTTCCAAGAGACGGTCGTGTTCACCGTCGTGGGAGACTCACCTCAGGCGTCCTGCTGACGTGGGCACCGATGGTTCTACCGGGGATAGCGCGCAACTCGACGGCGGCCTCCCTCCCGGTGGCGCACCGCCTGCCCCCGCGGCGCTGAATCCCTCGCGCTGGTCGAGCATCGTTTCCGGGGCGATCTCCTCGAACGCGACGCTACGAACGGGCAACGCGGTTACGTACTTGATCGACGGGCCAGCGACGTTCAACGCGATGCTGAACGCGATCAACTCGACCACCGGTTCGGAGCACTACATCTACCTACTGGGCTGGCAGCTCGTCGACGACGTTTCGCTCGATCCGACTGCAACGCCGACCGGCGGTGCGGCTTCGAACACGTTCCGCGACCTGATGGCGGCCGCGGCGGCGCGCGGCGTCCAGATCCGCGTCATGCTCTGGAAGCAGTACCAAGGCATCAACAAGCCGCAAGTGGACTTCATCAACACGCTGAGCACCGGCGCGGCGATTCTCGACAACGAGACCAGCAGCACGATCCTCGGAGCGCATCACCAAAAAGTGCTGGTCGTCAAGGGCGCAAACGGACTGGTCGGTTTCTGCGGCGGCATCGACATCAACTCCGATCGCGTCGCTTGGGGAACGCCGCCCGCGGCGACCGCACCGGCATACTCTTCGGGCGGACTCTCGGCGGGCTCGCCGGATCCGGCCGCGACGGTGGCAACGAGCGGCTCCTCCGGCGGCGCCGGCGCGCCGCTGCACGACGTGCACTCGCAAGTGATGGGTCCGGCCGCTTGGGATGTGTTGCTGACGTTCATTCGGCGCTGGGACCATCATCCTGACAGCCCGAGCATCGACGCCTCGAAGGGCGTCTTGCTCGGGCGCAGCGAGCCGATACCGTCGCCGGTCGCCACGCCCTCGAGCACCGGCAACTCGTGCTCGGTCGCGATCGCGCGAACGTTCACGCCGGTCACCCCCGGCACCAGCGTGCCCAAGGAGCGCGACATTGAGGCACTCCTGTTGGCCGCGATCGCCAACGCGCAGCGCTTCATCTACATGGAAGAGCAGTATCTGATCAGTCCCGACGCCGCGGCGGCGCTCAATAGAGCGATCCCGAGCCTGCAGCACCTGACGATCTTGATCGCCGGATCGGAAATCAGCGACCTTCCCTGCAAGTGGTTTCTTCGTCAACAGTTCATCAACGCGGTATCGGCGGGGCTCAGCGCATCGGATGCAGGCAAGGTCCGTGTCTTCCGGCGCGTGACTCCGCCGCCGGCCACACCGGCGAACTACGGCGTGCACACCTACGTGCATGCGAAGACGTGGGTCTTCGACGACGAGCTCGCCGTCATCGGAAGCGCAAACTGTAACCGCCGGGGATGGCAGTCGGACAGCGAGGCCAACGCGTTCATCTTCGACGACGCCGCTCCCACGGCCGGCGCGTTGACGTTCGCGCAGATGCTGCGCTGCGATCTGTGGGCGGAGCACTTGGGCGTTCCCGCTTCTAGTCTGACCGACGGCGTAGCGAGCGCGAGCAATTGGACCTCGGGTTCGACGACGGCCAGCGTCATGCCGTACGATCCCGCCGGCGGCAGCGACAGCTCGCTGCTGCCCTGCAGCACGCTCCAAGATCTGATCGATCCCCCGAGCCCCTAACGATACTCGAGCTATAGGGAGGCATTTATGGATTTTCAGGCGTGGGAAGCCGAGGTGCAGAAACGCATCGGTATCAACGAGGGATACCGCAACACGGTGTACATGGATTCGGCCAACCCGCCGAATCCGACGGTAGGCATCGGATTCAATCTCAACCGCGCCGACGCGCGTGACGCGCTCGCGAAGATCGGCGCGGATTACAACGCAGTCCTAAATGGCACGCCGCTTACCGATCAGCAGGTCGCGGACCTCTTTGCGTATTCACTCGCCCCCGTCGTTGACGAGGCGCGCGCCTCGCTCCAACCGCTTCACTTCGATTCGATGAGCGACGCTCGCCGCTTCGTAATTTGCGACCTGGTATTCAATCTCGGCAACGCCGGCTGGCTGCAGTTCGTCAACACGCGCGCCATCATCGATCAGGCCTGTCACGCCGCGCGCTCGGGCAATTCCGCCGGTGCCCACGTGCTCTTCGGCCAGGCCGCCGATGCGTTGACGCAATCCGGCTGGTACAACCAAGTCGGCAATCGTGCAAAACGTGACGTTGCGATGATGCGCACGTCCAACTGGTGCGATCCAAATGGCGACGGGTCGGACGCCAGTTAACATCGCCGTCACCGGCGACAATCGCGGCGCGATCGTCGTCGGAGACAACAACACGGTCGTCATCAATCAGCCGGCCGGAGCCGTTGTGCTGCCGCCGGAACCCGTGCATACGACGCGGCGCGAGGAGCCGCTCAAGCTCGGTCCGCGCCCGCTGCCGGACGTCGTCGACCGCAGCGACGAGAGCGCGCGGCTCAAAGCGGCCTTGACCGCGGTGCCGCCGGCGCCGGCGGACGTGTTCGGGGCGCCGGGCATCGGCAAGACCGCGCTGTTGCGCCACGTGTGCGGCAGCGCCGACGCGCAGGCGCCGTTCCGCGACGGCGTGGTCTACTTGGATGCCGCGCGTCAAGGCGTCGACGACGTGCTGCAACAGCTCTTCGAGGCGTTCTTCGAGACCGATCGTCCGTTCAAGCCCGACGAAACACAGCTGCGCAAATTCCTCGCGCGCACGACGCCGCTCGTGGTTCTGGACGGGTCTCCGTGGAACGCCGACGATCTCGAGCGGATGCTGAATCTCGCCGCCACCGCGACCGTCGCGGTTTCGGGCGCAAGTCAGGTCTTGTTGGGGCAAGGCTGTCCGATCGCTTTGCACGGGCTGACGCCGGACGATTCGCTCGCGCTGATCGGGCGTGAGCTCGGCCGTCCGGTAGAAGGCGCCGACGTCATGGCCGGACGCACGATCGCAGCGGCGCTGGACGGAAATCCGCTCAACCTGCTGCTCGTGTCGGCGCACGCGCGCGTCTTCGGCGTTCCGATCGCGCAGCTGGCCGAGGGCGTGCGCGCGTCCGAGTCGCCCGAGGCGTGGCTGCAGGAGCTGATCAATAGCAAGCTGTCGGAGCGCGACCGCCGAGCGCTGGCGGCGTTCGCGACCGTCGACTGCGCGCCGCTCGACGCCTCGGAGGTCGCTACGATCAGCGGCGACGAGGCCGCGCCGCAAGAGCTCGAGAGCCTCGCGGATCGGAAGCTCGTTGCCTTCGATGGCACGCGCTATCGCGTCGCCGCCGGGATCGCAGCGGGAATCGCCGCGGCGCTGCTGGCGATGCTGCCCGCCGAAGCAGCGGCGCAAGCGTTCTTGCAGCCGTCAATCGATCCGTCGGCGCTCGTCGCGCACTCCGACGCCGTCGTCGGAGCGCTTAAACAGGCCGCGCTCGCGGGCAAACACGCCGAGGCGCTCGCGCTC
It encodes:
- a CDS encoding peptide ABC transporter substrate-binding protein is translated as MMLRPAVLGIALALAIGASFAGCSRVGPTPPHELRVADTSDPSSLNPLLAHDQDTIGFDLLFVQTLVGLDVRNRLVPVLVTRVPSRANGDISADGRTIVYRLRRDVRFADGRPLTSADVAFTFRAIEDPRNPVLGEDAYRRVASLTTPDARTVVVRLRAPWNAAVRELFAQSDYAFGIVPAHAFASTAMQGAAWEAHAFGTGPFRVTEWRRGDRIVLEPNPYFSPRPRLSRIELRMTPTYNAVLIGVRTGELDLGRVEPAQVAVAPPGVRVVPTALNGMDYLALQTVAVPTDDVAVRRAMALALDVPVIERTFHGLYKRAAAFLPPVFPWSDAALRPAARSDAAAAAELDRAGWKLQQGVRVKNGAPLDVLLVRQELGNGSGLAAIIQRELAAVGIRVTIKTFPPTSFYALQGPLRSGRFNIAAQGWVGGADPEQSVVFSCGQVGPNGNNVQHFCDPRFESAFRDQAVTPDERRRARDFIAMQQIVYDRVPIIALDYSRYFDVEGPRITGFARNMLGHPVNAEAWDAK
- a CDS encoding tetratricopeptide repeat protein; this encodes MRDVLDDGAIALRNLGTSRLKDLTQPEPTYQVVADGLRADFPPLASLDTRPNNLPSQISSFVGRQTELDELSAMLAGSRLVTITGPGGIGKTRLAVQMAAEVVELYDDGVWFFDLTGQRDAQFVAQTIAMTLGVGELPSEPIETTLTAFLRNKKALLLIDNSEQVLAGVARLVRMLLSQCPRLTIVTTSREPLHLAGESVYRLGPMADDGMKLFVERARGSAPSQSFGDTQMGEIATLCKKLEGIPLAIELACARLSSMPLKQLSRRLTSGLTLSSKDATESERHRTLRETIAWSYNLLSPDEKAALKALSVFRGGCTPDAIAHVADTISDVDGASGSLVDKSLLSFDDTGDDGRYRLLDIVRQYAQEQLDATDSADAGRKHADYYAKLAASSYAAIDNDLPNIRAALEWTIDRDAPAAAKFVATVAPYWRTRGLLTEARSWLARAIAAADANGDDRAALLCLAASFASLQDELPEALRLADEALAIYRALGDAGGIAHATFRIAEAVHRQGHLDRADDLYREALEGFTLSRDDRGEMLCLGNLGMLARQRGELQQASALLEDARRRAADLGEQRIAGEFTIAMGWVQLGLNDLAQSRALFERAFVQKSDANDRYGVCAARQGLATVALREGRRDEALAEFFATLDDANKLQLKDYIARAFHGLAAVQALEGANELAARLLGLADRLFEESGRELRDSIAYDIAAQSLEAMLPEPQRAALREEGARMHVDDALAALKSQGRGKAPA
- a CDS encoding adenylate/guanylate cyclase domain-containing protein, which codes for MNAGLPSGVVTFLFSDIEGSTKLWERAPDAMREALAAHDALLRRVVEQHHGAVFKTVGDACYCAFGNPADAVTAAVEGQRALHSASWPDTIGEIRVRMGVHSGQCTQSSGDYFGPPSTAWRGSRPSRTANRFSSRPLPRRWCATCSTTARSRCATSARAGSRI
- a CDS encoding helix-turn-helix domain-containing protein; this translates as MGRLKGSSAALWREAFDSAFDEGHFEDAARIFDDRASRSEPIETVLRAAHAHMHADPAQVLRLLLTLRVPATKPAALVERDALLAEAFARTRDFESADARLEAALASARAVGDPDLVGIVGYRRVRRYLQAEDVPAARHAMELSRQAVSPVGRLYSLYAETLILPYEERVREQAERLIELLRMLDPNESSFVDVRAWATHALSVLTRELYIPNALPEVQRQLGGLAWPKDFAPNRFQALKAFGWAKALQGDYFNAFRHLKAASELKDVSAAWHVVAACDRAYLARCFGEHRWSRVELDEAEQLASQVDWHATLSEERIGLLLLAELFSGIDTAGSAMYLARYRELGEIKSPLHYRRDARLQAFAQFSTGIVEIALGNKRRGLAELRAARKVFERFGYDFRTARCLAAEYEATRNRDLLPSLEEKLRNYEHSWLAASIRRFGRSSALSLPPMRKRVLDEVCQGKSTAEISRTLGRSKFTISNHIKELFKTFEVKSRSALVAESVRRKI
- a CDS encoding L,D-transpeptidase family protein; this translates as MIHCVFDRPGGVLKVFSGGAERNSFAATGDAWGRSMDPGAGPHGHDWPIPSGHYVLTQWQSWGTGGAVNSEGYGQISVDDIDDATKQRLIDAGVCSVSGDNLVIGGIALPRGGLAANGRGAIMVHGGGSNAPEPLAAQQPLCATEGCTRVHNSDWPTLVNDLAGTHLGFPPAAGGGAFQETVVFTVVGDSPQASC
- a CDS encoding phospholipase D-like domain-containing protein; translation: MGTDGSTGDSAQLDGGLPPGGAPPAPAALNPSRWSSIVSGAISSNATLRTGNAVTYLIDGPATFNAMLNAINSTTGSEHYIYLLGWQLVDDVSLDPTATPTGGAASNTFRDLMAAAAARGVQIRVMLWKQYQGINKPQVDFINTLSTGAAILDNETSSTILGAHHQKVLVVKGANGLVGFCGGIDINSDRVAWGTPPAATAPAYSSGGLSAGSPDPAATVATSGSSGGAGAPLHDVHSQVMGPAAWDVLLTFIRRWDHHPDSPSIDASKGVLLGRSEPIPSPVATPSSTGNSCSVAIARTFTPVTPGTSVPKERDIEALLLAAIANAQRFIYMEEQYLISPDAAAALNRAIPSLQHLTILIAGSEISDLPCKWFLRQQFINAVSAGLSASDAGKVRVFRRVTPPPATPANYGVHTYVHAKTWVFDDELAVIGSANCNRRGWQSDSEANAFIFDDAAPTAGALTFAQMLRCDLWAEHLGVPASSLTDGVASASNWTSGSTTASVMPYDPAGGSDSSLLPCSTLQDLIDPPSP